A genomic segment from Tuwongella immobilis encodes:
- a CDS encoding EF-hand domain-containing protein — MIRPHRLLAGAVLGGLAAWTVSHAAPPQSAPAESAPVADAAGPLELLLDPAGSPTRLELTVRLDGKPVRAVWDGLLARYFSELDRNGDGQLDAPEAARIPTPFALRQILWGQFTPFAASPPPIESLDRDKNQRIDLAEFRQFYRESGLGDVVIGVGKPPFTAELTQSLIRNLDRNGDGIVQATELDLAHELVAKLDRNEDELVGPGELVDHAAYPGAQGALLLLPPRAEEPVVPLLQQLPLIRLPVERANRQWIDTVAARRESQASESSQTSDWQQLREKRPLARWEVNFPRFDGTKSAPAMPMNQLSVRSGPLWVTIRAESGKLAAQTDALIARYRTLFQELDLDNNGSLNDQELSVPKAALVQPLLDQVDRNQNRLLDRAELDHWLALQRELSTGGVLLTLLDYGNGLFELLDANRDGSLSHRELREARTRVRDAGALVDGKLDAARLPHHLRGTLSQGHPESPLESAPAVGPTWFRAMDRNRDGEVSRREFTGPRSAFDRLDANRDGVIVLMEAEAPAAAKSPSAP; from the coding sequence GTGATTCGACCGCATCGCCTGCTTGCGGGTGCCGTGCTGGGTGGGCTGGCCGCTTGGACGGTCAGTCACGCCGCCCCGCCGCAATCCGCTCCTGCCGAATCCGCCCCCGTCGCCGATGCTGCGGGGCCGTTGGAATTGCTGCTGGATCCCGCTGGATCACCAACCCGACTCGAACTCACCGTTCGGCTCGATGGCAAACCCGTGCGCGCGGTGTGGGATGGATTGTTGGCCCGCTATTTTTCCGAATTGGATCGCAACGGGGACGGCCAACTCGACGCCCCGGAAGCGGCCCGCATCCCCACGCCGTTTGCCCTGCGGCAGATTCTGTGGGGCCAATTCACGCCGTTTGCCGCCAGTCCGCCACCGATCGAATCATTGGATCGGGACAAGAATCAACGCATCGATTTGGCTGAATTTCGACAATTTTACCGCGAATCCGGGCTGGGCGATGTCGTGATCGGCGTCGGCAAGCCCCCCTTCACCGCCGAATTGACCCAATCGCTGATTCGGAATCTGGACCGCAATGGCGATGGTATCGTTCAGGCAACGGAACTCGATCTGGCGCATGAACTGGTGGCCAAACTCGACCGCAACGAAGATGAACTCGTCGGTCCCGGCGAATTGGTCGATCACGCGGCCTATCCGGGGGCACAAGGGGCACTGCTGCTATTACCGCCGCGTGCGGAGGAGCCGGTGGTGCCGCTATTGCAACAACTTCCGCTGATTCGTTTGCCGGTTGAGCGGGCCAATCGTCAGTGGATCGACACCGTCGCTGCTCGCCGTGAATCGCAAGCATCGGAATCGTCGCAAACCAGCGATTGGCAACAACTTCGGGAGAAGCGACCACTCGCCCGATGGGAGGTGAATTTCCCGCGATTCGACGGCACGAAATCCGCCCCCGCGATGCCGATGAATCAACTCTCGGTACGCTCCGGCCCATTATGGGTGACCATCCGCGCCGAATCGGGCAAACTCGCGGCCCAAACCGATGCCTTGATCGCACGATACCGCACGTTATTCCAGGAATTGGACCTCGACAACAACGGCAGCCTGAACGACCAGGAATTATCCGTTCCCAAGGCCGCGCTCGTCCAACCGCTGTTGGATCAAGTCGATCGCAATCAGAATCGGTTGCTCGACCGCGCGGAGTTGGATCACTGGCTGGCCTTGCAGCGCGAATTGTCCACCGGTGGGGTTCTGTTGACGCTATTGGATTACGGCAATGGCTTATTTGAACTGCTGGATGCCAATCGCGATGGTTCACTAAGTCATCGGGAATTGCGCGAAGCCCGCACGCGGGTTCGGGATGCGGGTGCGCTCGTGGATGGGAAGTTGGACGCCGCTCGATTGCCGCATCACCTGCGTGGTACACTCAGCCAGGGGCATCCCGAATCGCCATTGGAATCGGCCCCCGCCGTCGGCCCGACATGGTTCCGTGCCATGGACCGCAACCGCGACGGCGAGGTATCGCGGCGCGAATTCACCGGCCCGCGATCGGCATTCGACCGACTCGACGCCAACCGCGATGGAGTCATCGTACTCATGGAAGCCGAAGCGCCCGCCGCCGCGAAATCCCCATCGGC